The following coding sequences lie in one Aspergillus puulaauensis MK2 DNA, chromosome 3, nearly complete sequence genomic window:
- a CDS encoding IFRD domain-containing protein (COG:S;~EggNog:ENOG410PJ54;~InterPro:IPR039777,IPR011989,IPR016024,IPR007701;~PFAM:PF05004), producing MPDLRRQVLESGKTMSRKAASREGSGRTSRTNSAKNSRQSSRNASRQASDDEDAGNLSDDTAVSLGSLDDLENADLENNNDNDDNDDKNDNWTQELDEVIDDILDRKRSSTFGREETYATFCRLSKFHFVEESIRRRVPDLLAAFIRSIKSGASERESVLALRALGLVTITASDDTIFDSVEPLLTRIIRDSPSSEIKTAAIYCLGTCTMFGGAGDDDIQDQMTFLLDIVASDGQSIDAQGSSTCVCAVLQIWGFMATEIEDLENESEDSIQIFMEQLTGNDPNVQIAAGQNIALLYEKSYTPQEDSDDEDEEEDKDYDSEDEKENLRGPKLIKRYDPYHNTPELERQLQSLATVHTRRLSKRDKKNLHNNFASISTTVADPRRGPMYSSAIDHETNRHYGSKLTVKIGRQGIMHIDRWWKWIRLNALRRVLQGGFAIHYFEGNLAVLDSLPVVMVRVEDEPPDRSVFKKAAKMRNSLRWKAAHSDSD from the exons ATGCCTGATCTCCGCCGTCAGGTTTTGGAGAGTGGCAAGACCATGTCTCGCAAAGCAGCCTCGAGGGAAGGCTCCGGCCGAACTTCGCGCACCAACTCCGCGAAAAACTCTCGCCAGTCATCTCGAAATGCAAGCAGGCAAGCTTcagacgatgaggatgcagGCAACCTCAGCGACGATACCGCAGTCAG CCTCGGCTCGCTTGACGATCTCGAAAATGCTGATCTCGAAAATaacaacgacaacgacgacaacgacgacaagAACGACAACTGGACCCAGGAACTGGATGAAGTCATTGACGATATCTTGGATCGCAAACGAAGCAGCACGTTTGGCCGCGAAGAAACTTATGCTACCTTCTGTCGCCTCTCCAAGTTCCACTTTGTAGAAGAGTCTATCCGGCGCCGAGTTCCCGACCTTCTAGCTGCGTTTATCCGCAGCATCAAATCGGGGGCCAGTGAGCGAGAAAGCGTACTTGCCCTGCGCGCTCTGGGGCTTGTAACAATCACCGCTTCGGACGACACCATATTTGACAGCGTGGAACCTCTCCTCACCCGTATCATTCGTGATTCACCCTCTTCTGAAATCAAAACAGCAGCAATTTATTGCTTGGGAACATGCACTATGTTCGGCGGTGCTGGGGATGACGATATCCAGGACCAGATGACATTCCTTTTAGACATAGTCGCTTCTGATGGACAATCTATCGACGCACAGGGCAGCTCCACTTGCGTTTGTGCGGTACTCCAGATATGGGGTTTCATGGCGACAGAAATCGAAGATCTTGAAAACGAAAGCGAAGACTCGATTCAGATATTCATGGAACAGTTGACCGGTAATGACCCTAACGTGCAGATTGCGGCTGGCCAGAACATCGCCCTCCTATATGAGAAGAGCTACACGCCTCAAGAGGATtctgacgacgaagacgaggaggaagataaagATTATGACAGCGAGGACGAAAAAGAGAACCTCCGCGGGCCCAAGCTGATTAAACGGTACGACCCATACCACAACACACCTGAGCTTGAGCGCCAGTTGCAATCTCTCGCAACAGTGCACACAAGACGTCTGAGCAAGCGCGACAAGAAGAACCTCCACAACAACTTTGCGTCCATATCCACTACCGTTGCAGACCCGCGCCGCGGCCCGATGTATAGCTCTGCAATCGACCACGAAACAAACCGACACTACGGCAGCAAGCTCACCGTCAAGATCGGCCGGCAAGGCATCATGCATATCGATCGCTGGTGGAAATGGATCCGTCTGAACGCACTGCGCCGTGTGCTTCAGGGTGGCTTTGCAATCCACTATTTCGAGGGCAATCTTGCCGTTCTAGACAGTCTTCCCGTGGTAATGGTTCGGGTGGAGGACGAGCCACCGGACCGTTCCGTTTTTAAGAAGGCAGCGAAGATGCGAAACAGCCTGCGTTGGAAAGCAGCGCATTCTGATAGTGACTAG
- the RRP4 gene encoding exosome non-catalytic core subunit RRP4 (BUSCO:EOG09263IQ5;~COG:J;~EggNog:ENOG410PK9Y;~InterPro:IPR012340,IPR026699,IPR025721,IPR036612;~PFAM:PF14382;~go_component: GO:0000178 - exosome (RNase complex) [Evidence IEA];~go_function: GO:0003723 - RNA binding [Evidence IEA]) → MAITILPPVADDVEAAYPESDFDAMSVDSDGGVELTPAKASQPTKRSRLIEGTDAGTGIITPGEVVTDDPQWMRGHGTYINPLSTSIIATVAGTVQKTNKLLSVQPLRARYTPEIGDLVVGRIVEVQSKRWKVDVAAPLLAQLPLSAINLPGGILRRRTSADELQIRTFFSEGDLLVAEVQTVHSDGAASLHTRSLKYGKLRNGVFLAVAGAGGSGASSSSVKGGLGSGSAAGVVRSRRQMFTITTSNGGGEVDIVLGVNGYIWISKHAEGTAAASSTTDSVSITRMEEMVSNSVYSSQNDEISPATRREIARLAQCIRVLMQGGLRVDEETVMAAYDASLQVDLEQGDEDYDEDGRQREGREYLEGNQAKRIIQLATTRPQI, encoded by the exons ATGGCGATTACAATTCTACCTCCCGTTGCGGATGATGTCGAGGCAGCATACCCCGAATCTGACTTTGACGCAATGTCCGTTGACTCCGACGGCGGTGTTGAACTCACACCCGCAAAAGCATCACAACCGACAAAGCGGTCTCGGTTAATAGAAGGGACAGATGCTGGAACAGGGATAATTACACCAGGAGAGGTTGTGACAGATGATCCGCAGTGGATGAG GGGCCACGGAACATATATAAATCCTCTTTCAACGTCCATTATTGCCACGGTTGCTGGAACTGTCCAGAAAACCAACAAATTGCTCTCTGTCCAGCCCCTTCGAGCCCGCTATACGCCGGAGATTGGCGATCTGGTGGTTGGGCGCATAGTCGAAGTCCAGTCCAAACGGTGGAAGGTTGATGTCGCAGCACCTCTCTTAGCCCAGTTACCTCTTTCTGCGATCAATTTACCAGGCGGTATCCTGCGTCGACGAACAAGCGCAGACGAACTGCAGATCCGAACATTCTTTAGCGAAGGAGATCTGCTTGTTGCTGAAGTACAAACAGTACATTCAGATGGTGCGGCCTCGCTTCACACTCGGTCGCTTAAATACGGTAAACTTCGAAATGGTGTTTTTCTAGCtgtggctggagctgggggtAGCGGCGCATCTAGCTCGTCAGTCAAGGGAGGGCTTGGATCAGGATCGGCTGCTGGAGTGGTTCGGTCACGCAGACAAATGTTTACGATAACAACTTCTAACGGCGGTGGGGAGGTAGATATCGTTCTCGGCGTAAACGGGTATATTTGGATTTCAAAGCACGCGGAGGGCAcagccgcagcctcctcgaccacggATAGCGTGTCGATAACGCGTATGGAAGAAATGGTCTCAAACTCGGTTTACTCAAGCCAGAACGACGAAATCTCTCCCGCCACAAGACGTGAAATTGCGCGGTTGGCTCAGTGCATTCGAGTTCTCATGCAGGGAGGACTGCGGGTGGATGAGGAGACAGTCATGGCGGCGTACGATGCCAGCTTACAGGTTGATCTAGAacagggcgatgaagactacgacgaagatggacgGCAGCGGGAGGGACGAGAGTATCTAGAAGGGAACCAAGCTAAGCGGATTATACAGTTAGCAACGACGCGCCCGCAGATCTGA
- a CDS encoding uncharacterized protein (COG:S;~EggNog:ENOG410PRHE;~InterPro:IPR032742;~PFAM:PF14612;~go_component: GO:0005634 - nucleus [Evidence IEA];~go_component: GO:0031011 - Ino80 complex [Evidence IEA];~go_process: GO:0006338 - chromatin remodeling [Evidence IEA]) — translation MSQEGDETRSLAESLPDADAPTKQSHRSFKKKFAKLKIQFERKMKDSETLIHEQLRIEDLSKRIQEQNDQLLEVLLEFNETVHISPKLRYDLNTPGDEDILPTPDGELSSPYNDHESTTSALRFAKNELSTGYITAESYEKLENSVKRGTAFAPLLRYMDLTKVPHSASNPEGQNSTTTAEDASLNQNLGFLTPEHETEYCLATDAKLGDMSAAAQLSRVPEKPSLLEREREHALRSPVSVHHWLRKNHPNIFLQDNENASEKSGSRPSNLRASKRSAPASRKDEDTHDEDSAVMDPGPTSGGSKAKRKRDEESTPRAKAGTGGRSNRKKKDDGVSNTKRPTKRSSGAGA, via the exons ATGTCTCAGGAAGGCGACGAAACACGGTCTTTGGCCGAGAGCCTCCCAGATGCTGATGCCCCTACCAAGCAGTCCCATCGATCATTCAA AAAGAAATTTGCAAAGCTCAAAATTCAATTTGAACGCAAAATGAAAGACAGTGAGACGCTCATTCACGAGCAGTTGCGCATCGAGGATCTGTCAAAGAGAATTCAGGAGCAAAACGA CCAACTCTTGGAGGTTCTCTTGGAGTTCAACGAAACTGTGCACATCTCGCCCAAGCTCCGATACGATTTGAATACCCCTGGTGACGAAGACATTCTTCCAACCCCTGACGGGGAGCTTTCATCACCCTACAATGACCATGAATCGACCACGTCAGCTTTGAGATTTGCAAAGAATGAACTATCAACCGGATATATAACGGCCGAGTCATATGAAAAACTCGAGAATAGCGTCAAACGAGGCACGGCGTTTGCACCTTTATTGCGGTACATGGATTTGACAAAAGTGCCTCACTCTGCTTCCAACCCCGAAGGCCAGAATTCGACAACTACAGCAGAAGATGCTAGCTTGAACCAAAATCTTGGCTTTCTGACTCCAGAGCATGAAACAGAATATTGTCTAGCCACAGACGCCAAGTTAGGCGATATGTCAGCCGCCGCTCAACTGAGTCGTGTCCCGGAGAAACCGTCCTTGCTGGAAAGAGAAAGGGAGCATGCTCTTCGAAGTCCTGTTTCGGTCCATCATTGGTTGCGCAAAAACCATCCTAATATCTTTCTACAAGATAACGAGAATGCTTCCGAGAAATCAGGATCACGACCATCAAACCTGCGTGCTTCCAAGCGATCGGCACCCGCTTCTCGTAAAGACGAGGACACTCACGACGAAGACAGTGCCGTGATGGATCCTGGTCCCACATCGGGCGGTTCCAAGGCCAAACGTAAGCGCGATGAGGAGAGCACTCCTCGAGCTAAAGCCGGCACTGGCGGTCGCTCAaatcggaagaagaaagacgACGGTGTCTCAAACACCAAGCGTCCTACAAAACGATcatctggtgctggcgcATGA
- a CDS encoding putative RNA binding protein Rnp24 (BUSCO:EOG092645U1;~COG:K;~EggNog:ENOG410PJIH;~InterPro:IPR000504,IPR012677,IPR035979;~PFAM:PF00076;~go_function: GO:0003676 - nucleic acid binding [Evidence IEA]) yields the protein MTAIDEENHKKRKLLDGPEIEIDVSAPEPPSKKALRKAKKKAGDTDAKTSDDSSKPTADSKAENPAETEATQKRSDYGIWIGNLAFSVTKEDLRRFLTSNCSFTDVTITRIHLPKPSDKNSRAQNKGFAYVDFSTPGAVKEALDLSEQLVSGRRVLIKDARNYQGRPEKSREDGKDAASAAASGRPPSKRVFVGNLSFDATKELLEEHFAKCGTVANVHLATFQDSGKCKGYAWVEFEDIPAAETAVRGFKIITEDNEDEGGSESAPGKHTKPQRRKVWVNQVLGRRMRIEFAEDATTRYNKRFGKSGDGKNRDAENIGDAELGDFEEVAVEGKPQRSQTTKFKHAKPDYSRYDESIVQKLSGAIVEGKGKKTTFD from the coding sequence ATGACGGCCATTGACGAAGAAAACCACAAGAAGCGAAAGCTGCTCGACGGCCCTGAAATCGAGATTGATGTTTCTGCGCCTGAGCCTCCTTCAAAGAAGGCTTTGCGTAAAGCTAAAAAGAAAGCTGGTGACACAGATGCGAAAACCTCTGATGATTCGTCGAAACCAACAGCGGATTCCAAAGCCGAAAACCCTGCAGAGACTGAAGCCACTCAGAAACGCTCAGACTATGGCATCTGGATCGGGAATCTGGCGTTCTCCGTGACTAAAGAGGACCTACGGCGGTTTTTGACGTCCAATTGCTCGTTCACAGATGTTACAATTACCCGAATTCACCTTCCCAAGCCTTCAGACAAGAACTCAAGGGCGCAAAATAAAGGGTTCGCCTACGTTGATTTTTCTACGCCCGGGGCCGTGAAAGAAGCATTGGACCTAAGCGAGCAGCTTGTCTCTGGGCGTCGTGTGCTGATCAAAGATGCGAGGAATTATCAGGGTCGACCAGAGAAGTCACGGGAGGATGGCAAGGATGCTGCCTCTGCTGCGGCCTCAGGACGGCCTCCATCTAAACGTGTGTTTGTCGGTAATCTCAGCTTTGATGCGACCAAAGAGCTACTTGAAGAGCACTTTGCAAAATGTGGAACCGTTGCCAACGTACACCTGGCCACATTTCAGGATTCAGGGAAATGCAAAGGCTATGCATGGGTCGAATTCGAGGATATCCCAGCCGCTGAAACGGCAGTGAGAGGGTTTAAGATCATTACAGAGGATaacgaggatgaaggaggTTCAGAATCAGCGCCCGGAAAGCATACTAAGCCACAGCGGAGAAAAGTCTGGGTGAATCAAGTTTTGGGCCGACGCATGAGAATCGAGTTTGCCGAGGATGCAACAACTCGCTATAATAAGCGATTCGGTAAAAGTGGCGACGGAAAGAACAGGGACGCTGAAAATATTGGCGATGCAGAGCTTGGGGATTTCGAAGAGGTTGCAGTTGAAGGAAAGCCCCAGCGTAGTCAAACTACAAAGTTCAAGCACGCAAAGCCAGATTACTCCAGATACGATGAATCGATCGTGCAAAAGCTAAGTGGTGCTATTGTTGAgggcaagggaaagaagacaaCCTTTGATTGA
- a CDS encoding uncharacterized protein (COG:S;~EggNog:ENOG410PKWB;~InterPro:IPR018545;~PFAM:PF09405): MAPRRHNIGASRRRRREDEGEDEGSVDGEVEEDSLSEGSVGSHQDDDDADGEGSDESEDESIPVDNPNGQQVNGRVPEGPRRRHSVSPKKATLATAISDTDAMMNGLKISGEGKSVEEIHFDDMRREFDQAGRAPSAPPTEPTRESFMETKRPENDKTARGKGEDPTFVPTRGSFFLHDKRSSETGTNGHKPSNKPKSRPYGLIVDGNVRRKQDITTEGPWTHDLHDTVAGDDPPAPRRPNASTNASTFPHKNFPTHVPTAPNTSTPNRSFSTTLVAGKVPIVVHLPGMDKPVTFPAVEKKQYTRLPEHRPPLRRDKPVRISVPGESARYIFPALMRSFVFIPRAQRPNQQSFRGRGRGGYMHGRRPSVYASSTYTPSVAMSRRSSFGKPPSQDGYLSPAASVVSRQTVVTTENGKPIVRLPPSRVPGAAVPITPATTYPHPQPQPQHPIWRESRATPITIHQPRPQKAVSLADIETPASFPVNPPQPQQEQPFHHQAPISGSGPSYGPDVSANYPPPAHTAATPLSQIPERAVHAPPFQTYGYQQPSAYYPVSYQPGPVYYPVSGTEYAPYNGVGTGPGASFPANQNVPHMVPATHTPSETTSQAGTVAHESGGTVYYLDASQMYPGPAYGGGPPQGGAVGMGGMMTPGTTYYHYPQPQGVYYPSQ, encoded by the exons ATGGCACCCCGTCGACACAATATAGGTGCGAGCCGACGAAGGAGACGGGAAGACGAAGGTGAGGATGAAGGCTCGGTGGACGgagaggtggaggaggactCTCTAAGCGAGGGTTCAGTCGGAAGCCAccaggatgatgacgatgcaGATGGGGAAGGTAGTGACGAGAGTGAGGACGAAAGTATACCAGTCGACAATCCGAACGGCCAACAGGTCAATGGTCGTGTGCCAGAAGGGCCCCGCCGTCGCCATTCAGTCTCCCCCAAAAAAGCTACGCTAGCGACGGCGATTTCTGATACAGATGCGATGATGAATGGGTTGAAGATATCGGGCGAGGGGAAAAGCGTTGAGGAAATCCATTTCGACGACATGAGAAGGGAGTTTGATCAGGCTGGAAGAGCACCTTCCGCACCACCCACTGAACCGACGAGAGAATCGTTTATGGAAACGAAACGCCCTGAGAATGACAAAACTGCTAGGGGAAAAGGCGAGGATCCAACTTTTGTGCCTACCCGaggcagcttcttcctccatgACAAACGCTCGTCGGAAACTGGCACCAACGGTCACAAGCCCTCCAACAAGCCTAAATCCAGGCCGTACGGTCTCATTGTCGACGGCAATGTTCGAAG GAAACAAGATATTACTACTGAAGGACCGTGGACGCATGACCTTCACGATACTGTTGCTGGAGACGATCCGCCTGCTCCTAGACGACCTAATGCCTCAACGAACGCCTCAACATTTCCCCATAAGAACTTTCCCACGCATGTGCCCACGGCTCCCAATACCTCAACTCCAAACCGATCTTTTTCAACCACCCTGGTTGCTGGAAAAGTGCCTATTGTGGTGCATCTTCCAGGCATGGATAAGCCGGTCACCTTTCCTGCAGTTGAGAAAAAACAATATACCCGTCTACCTGAACATCGACCCCCTCTACGCCGAGACAAGCCTGTTAGAATATCAGTTCCTGGCGAATCAGCTAGATATATTTTCCCTGCACTGATGCGATCCTTTGTCTTCATCCCACGAGCGCAACGGCCCAACCAGCAATCTTTTCGTGGGCGTGGTCGAGGCGGCTACATGCATGGACGCCGCCCAAGCGTCTATGCAAGCTCTACGTACACACCCAGTGTCGCTATGAGCCGAAGGTCGTCTTTCGGCAAACCACCATCCCAAGATGGTTATCTTTCGCCAGCGGCGTCGGTCGTTTCACGGCAGACAGTAGTCACAACTGAGAATGGGAAACCCATTGTTCGGCTGCCACCTTCCCGAGTACCGGGAGCTGCTGTACCGATTACCCCAGCCACGACCTAcccccatcctcaaccacaaCCGCAGCACCCTATCTGGCGTGAGAGTCGTGCTACTCCAATCACAATACATCAACCTCGCCCGCAGAAGGCTGTTTCCCTAGCGGACATTGAAACCCCAGCCAGCTTCCCTGTCAATCCTCCGCAACCACAACAGGAACAACCGTTCCATCATCAAGCCCCGATATCCGGCAGTGGTCCGTCCTACGGACCTGATGTTTCTGCAAACTACCCTCCGCCAGCACATACAGCCGCAACCCCCCTGTCCCAAATACCCGAGCGTGCAGTTCACGCCCCACCGTTCCAAACATATGgatatcaacaaccctcgGCCTACTACCCTGTCTCGTACCAGCCGGGGCCTGTTTATTACCCTGTTTCGGGCACAGAATATGCGCCATATAATGGGGTTGGGACGGGACCAGGCGCTTCTTTCCCTGCGAATCAAAACGTCCCACACATGGTCCCGGCTACACACACCCCATCTGAAACAACATCACAAGCAGGCACAGTTGCACATGAGTCAGGCGGCACGGTTTATTATCTTGATGCTTCACAAATGTACCCAGGACCAGCGTATGGCGGCGGGCCCCCCCAAGGTGGCGCTGTTGGCATGGGTGGGATGATGACGCCTGGTACTACATATTACCATTatcctcaaccccagggTGTTTATTATCCTTCACAGTAA
- a CDS encoding ZZ type zinc finger domain protein (COG:S;~EggNog:ENOG410QEAD;~InterPro:IPR041981,IPR032350,IPR043145,IPR013783, IPR000433;~PFAM:PF16158,PF00569;~go_function: GO:0008270 - zinc ion binding [Evidence IEA]) — MSTPTTTPVGPGTLITVKVTYDDHTRRFKIPLRDLGARTLPQNLRQLLGIPADTNVIFERYSDSAGSYVQLDTNNPAVFKQLYRAAKAKLKLRIKATVREPTTQAGVPDSSSELHGPARYSYLETVLSSPIPAKAVDTETSATMPSTTLPESAERSTLDEIETRQLPNTETTESKPASQREFLLGPDIPSGPIISQTSHTSHAGVFCIDCNHCSRPIPNEHYHCNTCADGDYDLCPQCVDSGVNCHGDEHWLVRRFVKDGIITNSTTKTLASHKILTQEESQPELSAPKSEPEQAEAPIFSSERICNNCLKEFDEGKMVSCADCEDFDLCITCVLGHKHGHHPSHTFALLGDHDAGLKNLVLSRCKPGRGYHHAAICDGCESHITGVRHKCLTCPDWDYCSECHLSASRTHPKHRFAPLYTAISEPLQSHEVHFGVYCDGPLCKDKLGPRFITGVRYKCSVCNDVDFCAKCEVHPENSHNRTHPMVLFKTPVRSVSVSTVHENTLNKQTNVLGDRGQRSASTQASTPPEAESETQSSQTMTTEEEHAFEKSKPRTFSASNTEEQAAKPEQTYGPNINSEYQAFFLEDTVSDGTVMRPDQVFQQTWKLYNPGPLAWPAGSNVRFVGGDSMFNVNTNQPSSLEAVTAAMESNKLSKPLEAGQGAQFTVTLKAPKRLGTAISYWRMKLADGTPFGHRLWCEVQVREDLIDVDEAKNVDLDEKAPGSPAADNSNTSESQMVFPKLDKESPSASTHEAAGVPPTAPSVSNTSDHDVLDDVASLTLDDETETEAGFLTDEEYDILDASDQEFLDANSSRH, encoded by the exons ATGTCCACTCCTACTACCACTCCAGTCGGACCTGGCACATTGATCACTGTTAAGGTGACATATGATGACCACACTAGACGCTTCAAGATTCCGCTGAGAGATCTTGGAGCTCGTACTTTACCCCAGAAT TTGCGCCAGTTGCTTGGCATTCCGGCGGATACCAACGTGATCTTCGAGCGGTATTCCGATAGTGCAGGTTCTTATGTCCAGCTTGACACCAACAACCCTGCAGTTTTCAAACAACTCTACCGAGCTGCTAAGGCTAAATTGAAGCTGCGAATCAAGGCCACTGTCCGCGAGCCCACGACTCAGGCTGGAGTTCCCGATAGTTCTAGCGAACTGCATGGACCAGCAAGATATAGCTATCTTGAAACTGTTTTGAGCTCTCCAATTCCTGCAAAAGCAGTTGATACAGAGACTAGTGCTACAATGCCATCAACAACTTTGCCAGAGAGCGCAGAAAGGTCCACGTTAGACGAGATTGAGACCCGCCAGTTGCCGAATACCGAGACAACTGAATCAAAACCTGCCAGTCAGAGAGAATTCCTCCTAGGCCCTGACATCCCTAGTGGTCCGATCATTTCTCAAACCTCTCACACCTCTCATGCCGGAGTGTTCTGCATTGACTGCAACCACTGTAGCCGTCCTATCCCAAATGAGCACTATCACTGTAACACCTGTGCCGATGGTGATTATGACCTTTGCCCACAATGCGTTGATTCCGGCGTTAATTGCCACGGGGATGAGCATTGGTTGGTGAGACGGTTCGTGAAGGATGGCATCATCACTAATAGCACGACCAAAACTCTTGCGTCCCACAAGATTCTAACTCAGGAGGAATCCCAGCCCGAGTTGTCAGCACCAAAAAGTGAGCCTGAACAAGCGGAAGCACCAATTTTCAGCTCTGAGCGTATCTGCAACAACTGCCTTAAGG AGTTTGATGAGGGTAAAATGGTGTCTTGTGCTGACTGTGAAGACTTTGATCTCTGTATAACATGCGTTCTTGGGCATAAGCATGGACATCACCCATCACACACCTTTGCGTTGCTGGGTGATCATGACGCCGGACTGAAGAATCTTGTTTTGTCTCGCTGCAAGCCCGGCCGTGGTTATCACCATGCAGCTATAtgtgatggctgtgagaGC CATATCACCGGTGTGCGTCACAAATGCCTTACATGCCCCGACTGGGATTATTGCTCTGAGTGCCATCTCTCGGCGTCCCGAACCCACCCTAAACATCGGTTTGCTCCGCTCTACACCGCTATCTCCGAGCCCCTGCAGTCCCACGAAGTTCATTTTGGCGTGTACTGTGATGGCCCGCTGTGCAAAGATAAGTTGGGGCCAAGGTTCATTACTGGCGTTCGTTACAAGTGCTCTGTTTGCAACGACGTAGACTTTTGTGCCAAATGTGAAGTTCATCCGGAGAATTCGCACAACCGCACTCACCCAATGGTCCTGTTCAAGACGCCAGTGCGCAGCGTCAGCGTGAGCACCGTCCACGAGAATACCCTCAACAAGCAAACGAACGTTTTGGGCGACCGCGGTCAGAGGTCCGCCTCCACTCAAGCTTCCACTCCGCCCGAGGCCGAATCAGAAACCCAGTCGTCGCAGACTATGACTACGGAAGAGGAACATGCGTTCGAGAAAAGCAAGCCGCGTACTTTCTCAGCTTCAAACACAGAAGAGCAGGCGGCTAAGCCTGAGCAGACTTATGGCCCGAATATCAATTCTGAATACCAGGCATTCTTCCTTGAGGATACGGTTTCAGACGGTACTGTGATGCGCCCCGATCAGGTGTTCCAGCAGACGTGGAAGCTATACAACCCCGGACCACTTGCGTGGCCTGCTGGAAGCAATGTCCGTTTCGTTGGCGGCGATTCCATGTTTAATGTGAACACCAACCAACCTAGCAGCCTGGAAGCAGTCACAGCTGCCATGGAAAGCAACAAATTGTCTAAGCCACTGGAGGCAGGCCAAGGCGCCCAGTTTACCGTCACCTTAAAAGCACCCAAACGCCTAGGAACTGCCATCTCGTACTGGCGTATGAAGCTTGCAGATGGTACACCCTTCGGACATAGGTTGTGGTGTGAAGTTCAAGTCCGGGAGGATTTGattgatgttgacgaagcCAAAAATGTAGATCTTGACGAGAAGGCGCCCGGGTCTCCTGCGGCCGACAACTCTAACACCTCGGAAAGCCAAATGGTCTTCCCCAAACTTGACAAGGAATCACCATCTGCAAGCACACACGAAGCAGCCGGTGTACCGCCCACTGCACCCTCTGTGAGCAACACATCTGATCATGATGTTCTCGATGATGTGGCCAGCCTGACTTTGGATGACGAGACCGAGACTGAGGCTGGGTTCCTGACCGACGAGGAATACGATATTCTGGATGCCAGCGACCAGGAATTTCTGGACGCCAACTCTTCTCGCCACTAG